A portion of the Pseudoxanthomonas sp. JBR18 genome contains these proteins:
- a CDS encoding MnmC family methyltransferase — protein MPHSTAPLLTRSTAQALSAARDAGLAEWTGSLDLGRSTGTARLHADGWDWHGVRYPYPDKTRDRTLYHFDGEDFVPVSRFAGALIKLVPTEWNVPTFEIDGIKMLPTSKESPLDDARRKVALVEPRGKAVLDTCGGLGYFAACCLEAGVARLQSFEKNESVLWLRTLNPWSPDPAAAESGGRLQLIHGDVSTQIASLPDAAFDAVLHDPPRFGIAGELYAQTFYDQLARVLKRSGRLFHYTGSPNKLTSGRDVPREVVRRLEKAGFKAQLALDGVLAVRR, from the coding sequence GTGCCCCACTCGACCGCACCGCTGCTGACCCGTTCCACCGCGCAGGCCCTGAGCGCCGCGCGCGACGCAGGCCTGGCCGAATGGACCGGCTCACTGGATCTCGGTCGCTCAACCGGCACCGCGCGGCTGCACGCCGATGGCTGGGACTGGCATGGCGTGCGGTATCCGTATCCGGACAAGACCCGCGACCGCACGCTGTATCACTTCGACGGCGAGGACTTCGTGCCGGTGTCGCGCTTTGCGGGCGCGTTGATCAAGCTGGTGCCGACCGAATGGAACGTGCCGACCTTCGAGATCGACGGCATCAAGATGCTGCCCACCTCGAAGGAATCCCCGCTGGACGACGCGCGCCGCAAGGTCGCCCTGGTGGAACCGCGCGGCAAGGCCGTGCTGGACACCTGCGGGGGGCTGGGCTACTTCGCCGCGTGCTGCCTGGAAGCCGGCGTGGCGAGGCTCCAGTCCTTCGAGAAGAACGAGAGCGTGCTGTGGCTGCGCACACTCAACCCGTGGTCGCCCGATCCGGCTGCGGCCGAGTCGGGCGGACGTCTGCAGCTGATCCACGGCGATGTGTCCACCCAGATCGCCTCGCTGCCCGATGCGGCCTTCGACGCGGTGCTGCACGACCCGCCGCGGTTCGGCATCGCCGGAGAGCTCTACGCCCAGACCTTCTACGACCAGCTGGCGCGGGTGCTCAAGCGCAGCGGCAGGCTGTTCCACTACACCGGCAGTCCGAACAAGCTCACCAGCGGCCGCGACGTCCCGCGCGAAGTGGTCAGGCGCCTGGAGAAAGCCGGGTTCAAGGCGCAGCTGGCAC
- a CDS encoding NAD(P)H-dependent oxidoreductase codes for MNVLIVHAHPEPSSLTSHLARTAQQVLLAQGHEVQTSDLYAMGWKAVFDAQDFPDRLDASRLSFIAESEHAYANGCQSDDVAGEQRKLQAADALILAFPMWWFGMPAILKGWIDRVWAFGLAYGYRGAGNAYRYGEGGFAGKRALLAVSIGGPAADYGPRGINGSLDQLLFPITHGTLFYPGMQVLAPFALHDSGRQDAAGVAAATSAWTTRVAHLFDEAPLRFRPQNGGDYPDRHTLAEQHAPGRRDLSIHLAD; via the coding sequence ATGAATGTCCTGATTGTCCACGCCCATCCCGAACCCAGCTCGTTGACCAGCCACCTTGCCCGTACCGCGCAGCAGGTGCTGCTCGCGCAGGGCCACGAGGTCCAGACCTCGGACCTGTATGCCATGGGCTGGAAGGCGGTCTTCGACGCGCAGGATTTCCCTGACCGCCTCGATGCCAGCCGCCTTTCCTTCATCGCCGAATCCGAGCATGCGTATGCGAACGGCTGCCAGAGCGACGATGTGGCCGGCGAGCAGCGCAAGCTGCAGGCCGCCGATGCGCTGATTCTCGCGTTCCCGATGTGGTGGTTCGGCATGCCGGCGATCCTGAAAGGCTGGATCGACCGGGTCTGGGCGTTCGGCCTGGCCTACGGCTATCGCGGTGCGGGCAATGCCTACCGCTACGGCGAGGGCGGCTTTGCCGGCAAGCGCGCGCTGCTGGCCGTGTCGATCGGTGGCCCGGCCGCGGACTACGGCCCGCGCGGCATCAATGGCAGTCTGGACCAGCTGCTGTTTCCCATCACCCACGGCACGCTGTTCTATCCCGGCATGCAGGTGCTGGCGCCTTTCGCGCTCCATGACAGCGGGCGGCAGGACGCGGCGGGCGTCGCGGCGGCGACATCGGCCTGGACCACGCGTGTCGCCCACCTGTTCGATGAAGCGCCACTGCGCTTCCGCCCGCAGAACGGCGGCGACTACCCGGACCGACACACCCTGGCCGAGCAGCACGCCCCGGGCAGGCGCGACCTGTCGATCCATCTCGCGGACTGA
- a CDS encoding LysR family transcriptional regulator, which yields MHDLRRLDLNLLVTLDALLAEHNVTRAAQRLHLSQPSVSVQLARLRALLDDPLLLPGPRGMRPTARADALREPLRAALETLGRAIAPPAPFDPTSARQTWQVAATDYGATTIVLPVLARLRTAAPGTRLAVREMVPQHITRQAEAGRIDLAFHTVEGAPEGLRQRILFDERYVLAGRAGHPGLKRRPTLAQFCRLDHVIVSPYGGGFHGPTDAALDTLGLKRNVALSVPHFLFVLSALASTDLVAMLPARLAHGHPALRVVAAPLAVPGYQMAMLWHERVHRDPAHQWLRAQILSAVQPR from the coding sequence ATGCACGATCTCAGGCGCCTGGACCTCAACCTGCTGGTGACGCTCGACGCGCTACTGGCCGAGCACAACGTCACCCGCGCCGCGCAGCGCCTGCATTTGTCCCAGCCCTCGGTCAGCGTTCAGCTGGCTCGCCTGCGCGCGCTGCTGGACGACCCGTTGCTGTTGCCCGGACCACGCGGCATGCGTCCAACCGCCCGCGCCGATGCCCTGCGCGAGCCGCTGCGCGCCGCGCTGGAAACCTTGGGCCGGGCCATCGCGCCACCGGCACCGTTCGATCCAACCAGCGCCCGCCAGACCTGGCAGGTGGCCGCGACCGACTACGGCGCGACCACCATCGTGCTGCCGGTGCTGGCGCGTCTGCGGACGGCCGCGCCCGGCACGCGCCTGGCCGTGCGCGAAATGGTGCCCCAGCACATCACGCGTCAGGCCGAGGCCGGACGGATCGATCTGGCCTTCCATACCGTGGAAGGGGCGCCTGAGGGCCTGCGCCAGCGCATCCTGTTCGACGAGCGTTACGTGCTGGCCGGCCGCGCCGGCCATCCGGGCCTGAAACGGCGGCCGACGCTGGCCCAGTTCTGCCGACTCGACCATGTGATCGTCTCGCCCTACGGCGGCGGCTTCCACGGCCCGACCGATGCGGCCCTGGACACGCTGGGGCTCAAGCGCAACGTGGCCCTGTCGGTCCCGCATTTCCTGTTCGTGCTGTCGGCGCTGGCGTCCACCGATCTGGTGGCGATGTTGCCCGCCCGACTGGCTCACGGGCATCCGGCGCTGCGGGTCGTGGCCGCGCCACTGGCGGTCCCCGGCTACCAGATGGCGATGCTGTGGCACGAGCGCGTGCATCGCGATCCCGCGCACCAGTGGCTGCGCGCGCAGATCCTATCCGCCGTGCAGCCGCGCTAG
- a CDS encoding oxidoreductase-like domain-containing protein, whose translation MDEHDPCPVAPEAPLPSDCCDSGCDPCVYDLYAEELARYRERLAAWRARHPEAQA comes from the coding sequence ATGGACGAACACGACCCGTGCCCGGTGGCGCCAGAGGCGCCGCTCCCCAGCGATTGCTGCGACAGCGGCTGCGATCCGTGCGTGTATGACCTCTACGCGGAGGAGCTGGCGCGCTATCGCGAACGCCTCGCCGCATGGCGCGCGCGGCATCCCGAAGCACAAGCCTGA
- a CDS encoding mechanosensitive ion channel family protein — protein MNWLNDYTVLDNSLQAWLTATGITVLILIVLAIARRVIANRLGAIAKQGTTIDRVFESLAYMVRGTRTWLMLFVALHFGLQVLHLPERAYSIAGKVAAVALLLQIGVWGTRQVKFWIDDYRDRATQETNLGATTSLGAINFIGLTVLWALVLLTVLQSIGVNITALVAGLGVGGIAVALAVQNILGDLFASLSIVIDKPFEVGDFVVVDAFAGTVEHVGLKTTRLRALSGEQLVFANSDLLGARVHNYKRMQTRRIVFEFGVLYSTPHDKLAGIPDTVKEILDGIDNANLDRSHFKAFGASSYDFETVYIMQTPDFNAYMDVQQAINLALVQRFAEQGIDFAFPTRTIDFSNPLTIRQLADEKQEREAAGAQASSTG, from the coding sequence ATGAACTGGTTGAACGACTACACCGTGCTGGACAACAGCCTGCAGGCCTGGCTGACCGCCACCGGCATCACGGTGCTGATCCTGATCGTGCTGGCCATCGCCCGGCGGGTGATCGCCAACCGTCTGGGCGCGATCGCCAAGCAGGGCACCACGATCGACCGGGTCTTCGAGTCGCTGGCTTACATGGTGCGCGGCACGCGCACCTGGCTGATGCTGTTCGTGGCCCTGCACTTCGGCCTGCAGGTGCTGCACCTGCCCGAGCGTGCCTACAGCATCGCCGGCAAGGTGGCGGCGGTCGCGCTGCTGCTGCAGATCGGCGTGTGGGGCACGCGCCAGGTGAAGTTCTGGATCGACGACTACCGCGACCGGGCCACACAGGAAACCAATCTCGGCGCCACCACCAGCCTGGGCGCAATTAACTTCATCGGGCTGACCGTGCTGTGGGCACTGGTGCTGCTGACGGTGTTGCAAAGCATCGGCGTGAACATCACCGCGCTGGTGGCCGGTCTGGGCGTGGGCGGCATCGCGGTCGCCCTGGCGGTACAGAACATCCTGGGCGACCTGTTCGCCTCGCTGTCGATCGTGATCGACAAGCCCTTCGAGGTGGGCGACTTCGTGGTCGTCGATGCCTTCGCCGGCACCGTCGAACACGTCGGCCTGAAGACCACCCGCCTGCGCGCACTGAGCGGCGAGCAGCTGGTGTTCGCCAATAGCGACCTGCTGGGCGCGCGCGTGCACAACTACAAGCGCATGCAGACCCGGCGCATCGTGTTCGAGTTCGGGGTGTTGTATTCGACCCCGCATGACAAGCTGGCGGGCATCCCGGACACGGTCAAGGAGATCCTGGACGGGATCGACAACGCGAACCTGGATCGCTCGCATTTCAAGGCATTCGGGGCCTCGTCCTACGATTTCGAGACCGTGTACATCATGCAGACGCCGGACTTCAACGCGTACATGGACGTGCAGCAGGCGATCAACCTGGCCCTTGTGCAGCGCTTCGCCGAGCAGGGCATCGATTTCGCCTTCCCGACCCGCACCATCGACTTCTCCAATCCGCTGACGATTCGCCAGCTGGCCGACGAGAAGCAGGAGCGCGAAGCGGCGGGCGCGCAGGCCTCCTCGACCGGCTGA
- a CDS encoding SulP family inorganic anion transporter, whose protein sequence is MSFVRSELAQWRHKPVRELLAGAVATFALIPEVIAFSFVAGVDPQVGLYASFVIAIVIAFAGGRPAMISAAAGSVALVAAPLVASHGLNYLLAAGVLAGLIQIVFGLLRLGALMRFVSSSVRTGFVNALAVLIFSAQLPQLAGATPATWVMLALGLLIIYGLPRVPLPGVKVIPSPLICIVVLTLIAQGMDLPLKTVADLGKLPSSLPGWHGITVPLDLATLQVIAGPALAIAMVGLLESMMTARVVDELTDSPSSKNRECTGLGLANIGASLFGGIAGCGMIGQTVGNVKYGGRGRLSTAFAGVFLLVLMVLLKDWVSRVPVVALVSIMVMVSASTFDWGSLRKLIEHPRLSSIVMLSTVAATLISHDLSLGVGLGVLLSALFFAWKVGGAFHVEHDASSGSDGVVAHRYRVRGPVFFASADAFIDTFDPREAENSPVELDVSDARFWDVTALAALDKVSERFAHHGCQVHVTGLDQRALLPDGAEEIAG, encoded by the coding sequence ATGTCCTTCGTCCGATCCGAACTGGCGCAATGGCGCCACAAGCCCGTGCGCGAGCTGCTGGCTGGCGCCGTGGCCACCTTTGCGCTGATCCCCGAAGTCATCGCGTTTTCCTTCGTGGCCGGCGTCGATCCGCAGGTGGGGCTGTATGCCTCGTTCGTGATCGCCATCGTGATCGCCTTCGCTGGCGGTCGTCCGGCGATGATCTCGGCGGCGGCCGGCTCGGTCGCGCTGGTGGCCGCGCCGCTGGTGGCCAGCCACGGGCTGAACTACCTGCTGGCTGCGGGTGTGCTGGCCGGTCTGATCCAGATCGTGTTCGGCCTGCTGCGGCTGGGGGCGCTGATGCGCTTTGTCAGCTCCTCGGTGCGCACGGGCTTTGTCAACGCGCTGGCGGTGCTGATCTTCAGCGCGCAGCTGCCGCAGCTGGCCGGGGCCACCCCGGCGACCTGGGTGATGCTGGCGCTGGGCCTGCTGATCATCTACGGCCTGCCGCGCGTGCCACTGCCTGGCGTCAAGGTCATTCCTTCTCCGCTGATCTGCATCGTGGTCCTGACTCTGATCGCGCAGGGCATGGACCTGCCGCTGAAGACCGTGGCCGACTTGGGCAAGCTGCCCAGCAGCCTGCCTGGCTGGCACGGCATCACCGTGCCGCTGGACCTGGCCACGCTGCAGGTGATCGCCGGCCCGGCCCTGGCCATCGCCATGGTCGGCCTGCTGGAATCGATGATGACCGCGCGCGTGGTCGATGAGCTCACCGACAGCCCCAGCAGCAAGAACCGCGAGTGCACCGGGCTGGGCCTGGCCAACATCGGCGCCAGCCTGTTCGGCGGCATCGCCGGCTGCGGCATGATCGGCCAGACCGTGGGCAACGTGAAATACGGCGGGCGTGGGCGGTTGTCCACGGCGTTTGCCGGCGTGTTCCTGCTGGTGCTGATGGTGCTGCTGAAGGATTGGGTCTCCCGGGTGCCGGTGGTGGCGCTGGTCTCGATCATGGTGATGGTCTCGGCCTCCACCTTCGACTGGGGCTCGCTGCGCAAGCTCATCGAGCATCCGCGCCTGTCGAGCATCGTGATGCTCTCCACCGTGGCCGCGACCTTGATCTCGCACGATCTGTCGCTGGGTGTCGGCCTGGGGGTGCTGCTCAGCGCACTGTTCTTCGCCTGGAAGGTCGGTGGTGCATTCCATGTCGAGCATGACGCGTCGAGCGGCAGCGACGGCGTGGTGGCGCACCGCTACCGGGTGCGCGGGCCGGTTTTCTTCGCTTCGGCCGATGCGTTCATCGACACCTTCGATCCGCGCGAGGCCGAGAACAGTCCGGTGGAACTGGATGTCTCCGACGCCCGCTTCTGGGATGTCACCGCGCTGGCGGCGCTGGACAAGGTCAGCGAGCGCTTTGCCCATCACGGGTGCCAAGTACACGTGACCGGCCTGGACCAGCGTGCGCTGTTGCCGGATGGGGCCGAGGAGATCGCTGGTTAG
- a CDS encoding RcnB family protein, with translation MTARTTLAGLLLCTAALAASPAMAQGHGHGNGHNPKAQGRHDNGKHLGWQKQAWKRGEHLPRGDYDGYYVDYREYHLAPPPRGYRWVRPVDDRYLLVEVATGLIAEALGY, from the coding sequence ATGACCGCACGCACGACACTTGCCGGCCTGCTGCTGTGCACCGCAGCGCTGGCCGCCTCCCCGGCCATGGCCCAGGGCCATGGTCACGGCAATGGCCACAACCCCAAGGCTCAAGGGCGCCATGACAATGGCAAGCACTTGGGCTGGCAGAAGCAGGCCTGGAAGCGCGGCGAGCATCTGCCGCGCGGGGACTACGACGGCTACTACGTGGACTACCGCGAATATCACCTGGCGCCGCCGCCGCGCGGTTATCGCTGGGTCCGTCCGGTCGATGACCGGTATCTCTTGGTCGAGGTTGCGACCGGGCTGATCGCCGAAGCCCTGGGGTACTGA
- a CDS encoding glycoside hydrolase family 64 protein translates to MQRIASWLMASLALLLLGAWLPQARAQSAADYTQGVTVSGTTGTIWFAPTGGMTSWVDVHYALNGGAQQNLRMSYNAGNGHYETTVAPVNAGNTLDYFFTYNKGNPAYDSAHYQFTAGTDAGTDPPGDDGGNAGGSWNGQTTFHIVNQTNGHWADADVYWAIIGKDWNTGQFVHVDASGNLVPMAVGDNGALTKNGEGYTNYFHTLAQSSQVTIPPLDSARILFSVGSPMYIKVLIDGDGNLGYAGANIENASDPNIDVYFDFGEMAILPPGDPQQGIFVNTTRVDHFGFPLKLRVQGLGGFDQTVGEPLTESRDAIFSAFQAAAPAPFVSLAQAPYAPYRIVAPAHASFNAGGANGNYLQSYIDAIWARYRNEDLVFTLQNLGTFHGRVSGNTFVFTGGNANGTYYINGLPTTSEVFLGNGLFNDPNGASNVDVQLQIQAQISAAINRHVLETPSLWYDQPSHYPAGQAANWYAKFWHDHGINALAYGFSYDDVGDFSPSLHTSAPTDVTFTIGW, encoded by the coding sequence ATGCAACGTATCGCATCGTGGTTGATGGCCAGTTTGGCCCTATTGTTGCTGGGCGCATGGCTTCCGCAGGCGCGCGCCCAGAGTGCGGCCGACTACACCCAGGGCGTGACCGTGTCCGGCACCACCGGCACGATCTGGTTCGCGCCGACCGGCGGCATGACGTCCTGGGTGGACGTGCACTACGCGCTCAATGGCGGCGCCCAACAAAACCTGCGCATGAGCTACAACGCCGGCAACGGGCATTACGAAACCACCGTGGCTCCGGTCAATGCCGGCAACACCCTCGATTACTTCTTCACTTACAACAAGGGCAACCCGGCCTACGACAGCGCGCACTATCAGTTCACTGCCGGGACCGACGCGGGCACCGATCCGCCGGGCGACGATGGGGGGAATGCGGGTGGCAGCTGGAATGGCCAGACCACCTTCCATATCGTCAACCAGACCAATGGCCATTGGGCCGATGCGGACGTGTACTGGGCGATCATCGGCAAGGACTGGAACACTGGGCAGTTCGTCCATGTGGATGCCAGCGGCAACCTGGTCCCGATGGCGGTCGGCGACAACGGGGCGCTGACCAAGAACGGTGAGGGTTATACCAACTACTTCCACACCCTGGCTCAGTCCAGCCAGGTGACCATCCCGCCACTGGATTCGGCGCGCATCCTGTTCTCGGTCGGTTCGCCGATGTACATCAAGGTCCTCATCGACGGCGACGGCAACCTGGGCTATGCCGGAGCCAACATCGAGAACGCCTCCGACCCGAACATCGATGTGTACTTCGACTTCGGCGAGATGGCGATCCTGCCGCCGGGCGACCCGCAGCAGGGGATCTTCGTCAACACCACGCGGGTGGACCACTTCGGCTTTCCGCTCAAGCTGCGGGTGCAGGGGTTGGGCGGCTTCGACCAGACCGTGGGCGAGCCGTTGACCGAGTCGCGTGATGCGATCTTCTCCGCGTTCCAGGCCGCCGCACCGGCGCCGTTCGTGTCGCTGGCGCAGGCGCCGTACGCGCCTTACCGCATCGTGGCCCCGGCGCATGCCAGCTTCAACGCCGGTGGCGCCAACGGCAACTACCTGCAGTCCTACATCGACGCGATCTGGGCGCGGTATCGCAACGAGGACTTGGTGTTCACGTTGCAGAACCTGGGCACCTTCCACGGGCGGGTCAGCGGCAACACCTTCGTGTTCACCGGCGGCAACGCCAATGGCACGTACTACATCAATGGGCTACCGACGACCTCGGAGGTGTTCCTGGGCAACGGCCTGTTCAACGATCCCAACGGCGCCAGCAACGTCGATGTGCAACTGCAGATCCAGGCGCAGATCTCGGCGGCGATCAACCGTCATGTGCTGGAAACGCCGTCGCTGTGGTACGACCAGCCCTCGCATTACCCCGCCGGGCAGGCCGCCAACTGGTATGCGAAGTTCTGGCACGACCATGGCATCAACGCATTGGCCTATGGCTTCTCGTACGACGATGTGGGCGACTTCAGTCCCTCGCTGCACACCAGCGCACCGACCGACGTGACCTTCACGATCGGCTGGTAA
- the treA gene encoding alpha,alpha-trehalase TreA, with translation MRLRHRCAMLSLSCVVMPALLASCASAPLPVTAVPAAPAPAPMPRTPDQLYPQLFQAVQMGEVFDDQKHFVDMTVRGDPAQVEAAFLAERGAPGFDLKAFVAAHFDEDPPLQTPTLRQDDDLRTHIDALWPVLTRDFSHVPPHGSALALPEPTVVPGGRFREVYYWDSYFTMLGLAESGHDDLARQMLDNFAYQIDTYGHIPNGTRSYYLSRSQPPFFAYMVSDAATRGGEGVYRRYLPQLQAEYAYWMRGSDGLTPGGASERVVKLADGSVLNRYWDDRDTPRQEAWVHDIRTAAEVRATRPAGEVYRDLRAAAESGWDFSSRWFDDPQRLSSIHTTQIVPVDLNSLMYHLETTLAAACRQQPGACTIDYAARAKQRQAAIERHLWNPAGYYADYDLRTRAPRARVTAAMLFPLFVGLASPAHAQATAQTVQAQLLGPGGLVTTPVRSGQQWDAPNGWAPLQWVAVAGLRRYGQDALAGRIGRGFLARVQGVFEAEHKLTEKYDVLAQGQGAGGGEYPNQDGFGWTNGVTLMLLDLYGRPGASSGP, from the coding sequence ATGCGCCTTCGCCATCGTTGTGCCATGTTGTCTCTGTCCTGCGTGGTGATGCCGGCGCTGCTGGCATCGTGTGCCAGCGCGCCTTTACCCGTGACTGCAGTGCCCGCCGCACCGGCGCCGGCTCCTATGCCGCGCACGCCCGACCAGTTGTATCCACAGCTGTTCCAGGCGGTGCAGATGGGCGAGGTGTTCGACGACCAGAAGCACTTCGTGGACATGACCGTGCGTGGCGATCCTGCGCAGGTGGAGGCGGCCTTCCTGGCCGAACGCGGTGCGCCGGGCTTTGACCTCAAGGCCTTCGTCGCCGCCCATTTCGACGAAGACCCACCGTTGCAGACGCCGACGCTGCGCCAGGATGACGATCTGCGCACGCACATCGATGCGCTATGGCCGGTGCTGACCCGTGATTTCAGCCACGTGCCACCGCACGGCAGCGCCCTGGCCCTGCCCGAGCCGACCGTGGTGCCCGGGGGGCGCTTTCGCGAGGTGTATTACTGGGACTCGTACTTCACCATGCTGGGATTGGCCGAGAGCGGGCATGACGATCTGGCGCGACAGATGCTGGACAACTTCGCCTACCAGATCGACACCTATGGCCACATCCCCAACGGCACGCGCAGCTATTACCTGAGCCGCTCGCAGCCGCCGTTCTTCGCCTACATGGTCAGTGACGCGGCCACGCGCGGGGGTGAGGGTGTGTATCGACGCTATCTGCCGCAACTGCAGGCCGAATACGCCTACTGGATGCGCGGCAGCGATGGCCTCACGCCAGGCGGGGCCAGCGAGCGGGTGGTGAAGCTGGCCGACGGCAGCGTGCTTAACCGCTACTGGGACGACCGCGATACGCCGCGCCAGGAGGCCTGGGTGCACGATATCAGGACCGCCGCAGAGGTCCGGGCAACGCGCCCGGCGGGCGAGGTCTATCGCGATCTGCGCGCGGCCGCCGAGTCGGGCTGGGACTTCTCCAGCCGCTGGTTCGACGACCCGCAGAGGCTGTCCAGCATCCACACCACGCAGATCGTGCCGGTGGACCTCAACAGCCTGATGTATCACCTGGAGACCACCCTGGCGGCCGCCTGCAGGCAGCAGCCCGGTGCCTGCACGATCGACTACGCCGCGCGCGCCAAGCAGCGCCAGGCGGCGATCGAACGGCACCTGTGGAATCCCGCTGGGTACTACGCCGACTACGACCTGCGTACCCGGGCGCCGCGTGCGCGGGTGACCGCGGCGATGCTGTTCCCGCTGTTCGTCGGGCTGGCCTCGCCGGCGCACGCGCAAGCCACCGCGCAGACCGTGCAGGCGCAGCTGCTTGGCCCGGGCGGGCTGGTGACCACGCCAGTACGGAGCGGCCAGCAGTGGGACGCGCCCAATGGCTGGGCACCGCTGCAGTGGGTCGCCGTGGCCGGCTTGCGCCGCTACGGACAAGACGCCCTGGCCGGGCGGATCGGACGCGGCTTTTTGGCGCGCGTGCAGGGCGTGTTCGAGGCCGAGCACAAGCTCACCGAGAAGTACGACGTGCTGGCCCAGGGCCAGGGCGCCGGTGGCGGCGAATATCCCAACCAGGACGGCTTCGGCTGGACCAACGGGGTCACCCTGATGTTGCTGGATCTGTACGGTCGTCCAGGGGCCTCCTCCGGGCCTTAG
- a CDS encoding DMT family transporter, translated as MLKGVLLGFACYAAYAISDAFVKLLEGTLPIYEVVFFGAMLMLVALPFIKKPGDRWREVVMARKPTVWLLRAFCGAVGNLTSAIAFTELPMAEAFALIFLMPIFVTVLSVLLLREEVHWRRWTAVVVGFIGVLVVLRPGFRQLSEGHVAAIICGLTGAVGVISLRMAGPEEKRITLYGAGVLGPLLMGGLLMLPHFVWPTATQWLLVAGYGLLAGLAAILMMYSTRLAPVSAVAPTQYSQMLWALVFGYFLFHNRLDWPTGVGIALILVSGLVTFVRWNQVTTWRRRTRIV; from the coding sequence ATGTTGAAGGGTGTGCTGCTGGGCTTTGCGTGCTACGCGGCCTACGCGATCAGCGATGCGTTCGTGAAGCTGCTCGAGGGCACGCTGCCCATCTACGAGGTGGTGTTCTTCGGTGCGATGCTGATGCTGGTCGCGTTGCCCTTCATCAAGAAGCCCGGCGACCGCTGGCGCGAGGTGGTGATGGCGCGCAAGCCGACGGTGTGGCTGTTGCGCGCCTTCTGCGGGGCGGTCGGCAACCTGACCTCGGCCATCGCCTTCACCGAGCTGCCGATGGCCGAAGCCTTCGCCCTGATCTTCCTCATGCCGATCTTCGTGACCGTGCTGTCGGTGCTGCTGCTGCGCGAGGAGGTTCACTGGCGTCGCTGGACGGCGGTGGTGGTGGGCTTCATCGGCGTCTTGGTGGTCCTGCGGCCGGGCTTCCGCCAGCTCAGCGAAGGCCACGTCGCGGCCATCATCTGCGGGCTGACCGGTGCGGTGGGCGTGATCAGCCTGCGCATGGCGGGCCCGGAGGAGAAGCGCATCACCCTGTATGGGGCTGGTGTGCTGGGTCCGCTGCTGATGGGCGGCCTGCTGATGCTGCCGCACTTCGTCTGGCCCACGGCCACCCAGTGGCTGCTGGTGGCCGGCTACGGCCTGCTGGCCGGGCTGGCGGCGATCCTGATGATGTATTCCACGCGCCTGGCACCGGTCAGCGCGGTGGCGCCCACCCAGTACAGCCAGATGTTGTGGGCGCTGGTGTTCGGCTACTTCCTGTTCCACAACCGGCTGGACTGGCCCACCGGCGTGGGCATCGCGCTGATCCTGGTATCCGGGCTGGTGACCTTTGTCCGCTGGAACCAGGTCACCACCTGGCGCCGCCGCACGCGGATCGTCTGA
- a CDS encoding SPFH domain-containing protein, protein MKRVFLTLACAASVGGCTVVKVDPGQEAVLIDRPRVFGEGGIRDETVKPGLAYTWLTTDAIVVDVSPQVLSVSFDDFSSSDNILLDFETTIQYRITNAPNLLRKFGPDWFKNNISSQYAAIVRDQVKRFDMTSMMSDVTTAQRIDDAVTGAIRKVVRDQGLDVEIMNITLGRAKPNPNVLQQMNLTAAQQQRVKTLVEATNAELQRAKEQKAMADADNAYRNAMNLTPEQYLARQIAEINAEACTKAAACYMVPSGTSVVAK, encoded by the coding sequence ATGAAGCGTGTTTTTCTGACGCTGGCCTGCGCGGCCAGCGTGGGCGGCTGCACCGTGGTCAAGGTCGACCCCGGCCAGGAGGCCGTGTTGATCGACCGGCCGCGCGTGTTTGGCGAAGGCGGCATCCGCGACGAAACTGTCAAGCCAGGCCTGGCCTACACCTGGCTCACCACCGACGCCATCGTGGTCGATGTCAGCCCGCAGGTGCTGTCGGTGTCTTTCGATGATTTCTCCTCGTCGGACAACATCCTGCTGGACTTCGAAACCACCATCCAGTACCGCATCACCAATGCGCCCAACCTGCTGCGCAAGTTCGGGCCGGACTGGTTCAAGAACAACATCAGCAGCCAGTACGCGGCCATCGTGCGCGACCAGGTCAAGCGCTTCGACATGACCAGCATGATGAGCGATGTCACCACCGCCCAGCGCATCGATGACGCGGTCACCGGCGCCATCCGCAAGGTGGTCAGGGACCAGGGCCTGGACGTGGAGATCATGAACATCACCCTGGGCCGAGCCAAGCCCAACCCCAACGTGCTGCAGCAGATGAACCTCACCGCCGCCCAGCAGCAACGGGTCAAGACCCTGGTGGAGGCGACCAATGCCGAACTGCAGCGCGCCAAGGAACAGAAGGCCATGGCCGATGCCGACAACGCCTACCGCAACGCGATGAACCTCACTCCCGAGCAGTACCTGGCCCGGCAGATCGCCGAGATCAACGCCGAGGCCTGCACCAAGGCCGCGGCCTGCTACATGGTGCCCAGCGGCACCAGCGTCGTCGCCAAGTAA